The following coding sequences are from one Microscilla marina ATCC 23134 window:
- a CDS encoding sensor histidine kinase has product MAGLLVILLLVLGLFYHSKQRGNQMLVATNAQLVELDRFKQQMLGMIVHDLKNPLNSIIGLSEEQTNPQFFTAINRSGKRMYHLIMNILDVQKMEEHRLKIEQKTILAESIINAALAQVNYIIQEKGLKLKVGRLTGFFVNVDADLMERVVVNLLTNATKYTPVGGTITIDIVPDAPAGFCKIQISDTGVGIAPEHLDKIFDKYQQAFAKKSGQMRSTGLGLAFCKLAT; this is encoded by the coding sequence ATGGCAGGTTTGTTGGTGATACTGCTTTTGGTGTTAGGTTTGTTTTATCATAGCAAACAACGCGGTAACCAGATGTTGGTTGCTACCAATGCCCAATTGGTAGAGTTAGATCGGTTTAAACAACAAATGCTGGGAATGATTGTACACGACCTCAAAAATCCGCTCAACTCTATCATTGGCTTATCTGAGGAGCAAACCAATCCACAGTTTTTTACTGCCATTAATCGGTCAGGCAAACGTATGTACCATCTGATTATGAATATATTGGATGTGCAAAAAATGGAAGAACATCGGCTAAAAATTGAGCAAAAAACTATTTTGGCAGAAAGCATCATCAACGCAGCTTTGGCACAGGTAAACTATATTATACAAGAAAAAGGGCTAAAACTCAAAGTGGGACGCTTGACGGGTTTTTTTGTAAACGTAGATGCTGATCTGATGGAGCGGGTAGTGGTAAACTTGCTCACCAACGCCACCAAATATACGCCTGTAGGTGGTACAATCACCATTGATATAGTGCCCGATGCCCCAGCGGGTTTTTGCAAAATACAAATAAGTGATACAGGGGTGGGTATTGCGCCTGAGCATTTAGATAAAATATTTGATAAGTACCAACAGGCTTTTGCCAAAAAATCGGGACAGATGCGCTCTACCGGGTTGGGGCTAGCCTTTTGTAAATTGGCAACT